The proteins below are encoded in one region of Desulfovibrio sp.:
- a CDS encoding SDR family oxidoreductase: MIHSRRVMLFYPPGRFYQRGEDRSQGNVENSTATTMRAPNDLGYAAATLKAKGFEVFLRDYQTSLRTLEELLADFDRFAPDAVFVSITNATIFRDLELVAALKERRPGLMVMLKGAIFFNPEQALLDQLDLSNADYLIGLESDFIVGELARAHFEEPGAVPAIRGILYKKDGAWCRTFFDSWETDLDSLPFPDRSLMENALYVRPDTGEPQATIATSRGCPSRCIFCVTPTISGTKLRLRSPENILAEMRECYHQHGIRDFFFKSDTFTIDQKWTQKVCQAILESDLAGKVHWVANSKVKPLSLETLQAMKRAGCWLVAFGYESGHAETLARTKKGTTLEENVQAAKWAKEAGLLTFGFFLIGMPWETREHLEATRRHIFELDPDFLELHIAVPYPGTELHAEAVACGLIQESVLGKDYFNAPTVGTVALSMPEIEKFRRDTLLKFHLRPSYIWRKLRHAGSDRRILSNYFRFGMRLLKNTLGGAPKKARMAERVLVLGANSDIGLAIANEFAAREGSNLILASRDTATLSAKADEIRRQHGVEVDVVAFDATDTSSHTNFYRSLAHRPDGVVLAFGLLDDSDPLRVIDVNLMGAASILETVAKDMEERREGFIVGISSVAGERGRKSNYAYGAAKAGLTAYLSGLRHRLFSSGVPVLTVLPGMVRSKMTAHMRLPAFVTSTPQRVAQDVHKAWREGRDVVYTSAMWRPIMWIIRNLPEFLFKRTNL, from the coding sequence ATGATACACTCCCGGCGGGTGATGCTCTTCTACCCGCCCGGCAGATTCTACCAGCGCGGCGAGGACCGCTCCCAGGGCAACGTGGAGAACTCCACGGCCACCACCATGCGCGCCCCCAACGACCTGGGCTACGCTGCCGCAACCCTCAAGGCCAAGGGCTTTGAGGTTTTTCTGCGCGACTACCAGACCAGTCTGCGCACCCTGGAGGAGCTCCTGGCCGACTTCGACCGCTTCGCTCCGGACGCGGTCTTCGTTTCCATCACCAACGCGACCATCTTCCGCGACCTGGAGCTTGTCGCAGCCCTCAAGGAGCGCAGGCCCGGGCTTATGGTGATGCTCAAGGGAGCCATCTTTTTTAATCCGGAACAGGCCCTGCTCGACCAGCTTGACCTCTCCAACGCGGACTATCTGATCGGGTTGGAAAGCGATTTCATCGTGGGCGAACTTGCCCGGGCCCATTTCGAGGAACCGGGAGCAGTCCCGGCAATTCGGGGGATTCTCTACAAGAAAGACGGCGCCTGGTGCCGCACCTTCTTCGACTCCTGGGAAACAGACCTGGATTCGCTCCCCTTCCCGGACCGCTCGCTCATGGAGAATGCCCTCTACGTGCGCCCGGACACTGGCGAGCCCCAGGCCACCATCGCCACCTCGCGGGGCTGCCCGTCGCGCTGCATCTTCTGCGTGACGCCCACCATCTCGGGAACGAAACTTCGCCTGCGCTCGCCCGAGAATATCCTGGCGGAAATGCGCGAATGCTACCATCAGCACGGCATCCGCGACTTTTTCTTCAAGTCAGACACCTTCACCATCGACCAGAAGTGGACCCAGAAAGTGTGCCAGGCCATTCTGGAGTCGGACTTGGCGGGCAAAGTGCACTGGGTGGCCAACTCCAAGGTGAAGCCCCTGTCCCTGGAGACGCTTCAGGCCATGAAGCGGGCGGGATGCTGGCTGGTGGCCTTCGGCTACGAGTCCGGCCATGCCGAGACCTTGGCCCGCACCAAGAAGGGCACCACCCTGGAGGAGAACGTCCAGGCAGCCAAATGGGCCAAAGAGGCCGGGCTGCTCACCTTCGGCTTCTTCCTGATCGGCATGCCCTGGGAGACCCGGGAACACCTGGAAGCAACCCGGCGCCACATCTTCGAGCTGGACCCGGATTTCTTGGAACTGCACATCGCCGTGCCCTACCCGGGTACCGAGCTGCACGCCGAAGCCGTGGCCTGCGGGCTCATCCAGGAGTCCGTGCTCGGCAAGGACTACTTCAACGCCCCCACCGTGGGCACTGTGGCCCTGTCCATGCCCGAGATCGAGAAGTTCCGGCGCGACACCCTGCTCAAGTTCCACCTGCGCCCTTCATACATCTGGCGCAAGTTGCGCCATGCCGGGTCTGACCGGCGCATCCTCTCCAACTATTTCCGTTTCGGCATGCGCCTGCTGAAAAACACGCTGGGCGGCGCGCCCAAGAAGGCCCGTATGGCCGAGCGGGTGCTGGTGCTTGGCGCGAACTCTGACATCGGCCTGGCCATTGCCAACGAGTTCGCTGCCCGGGAGGGTTCAAATCTTATTCTGGCCTCCAGGGACACGGCAACGCTTTCGGCCAAGGCTGACGAGATCAGGCGTCAGCATGGCGTTGAGGTGGATGTCGTCGCCTTCGACGCCACGGACACGTCCTCCCACACGAATTTCTACCGCTCTTTGGCGCACCGGCCGGACGGCGTGGTTTTGGCGTTTGGGCTCCTGGACGACTCCGATCCCCTGCGGGTCATCGATGTGAACCTCATGGGGGCGGCCAGCATCCTGGAAACAGTGGCCAAGGACATGGAGGAGCGCCGGGAGGGCTTCATTGTGGGTATATCCTCGGTGGCCGGTGAGCGCGGGCGCAAGTCCAACTACGCCTATGGTGCGGCCAAGGCCGGACTGACAGCCTATCTCTCCGGGCTGCGCCACCGGTTGTTTTCGTCGGGTGTCCCGGTGCTTACGGTGCTGCCTGGCATGGTGCGCTCCAAGATGACCGCGCACATGCGGCTGCCGGCATTTGTCACAAGCACGCCGCAGCGTGTGGCGCAGGATGTCCACAAGGCTTGGCGCGAAGGGCGCGACGTCGTGTACACGTCTGCCATGTGGCGCCCCATAATGTGGATCATCCGCAACCTTCCTGAATTTCTCTTCAAACGGACGAATCTCTAG
- a CDS encoding EamA family transporter yields the protein MKPKHVLLALVVTALWGGNFVVITIGLQSFPPILLAALRFVLAAVPVFFLPRPDISWRRMIALGVAWFVAQFSLLFLGMAVGMPPGLASVVLQTQAFSTIVLAAALLGETPSSRQMTGTCVALAGLTFISLTAGTDGVSVAGFSLVLGASFFWAVGNILMRGAGKADMLPLIVWLSIIPPLPLFAMSWVFEGQERIAYALTHMNMAGVGSVLYLTVCATIMGYGGWGKLLKTYPASAVAPFSLLIPVFGTICAYLVMGETFGPQRLVGMALILVGLAVVAIPRFGFAKAG from the coding sequence ATGAAGCCGAAACATGTTCTTCTGGCCCTCGTGGTGACCGCCCTCTGGGGTGGCAACTTCGTGGTTATTACCATCGGGCTTCAGTCTTTCCCGCCGATTCTCTTGGCCGCGTTACGGTTCGTGCTGGCGGCTGTGCCGGTGTTCTTCCTGCCGCGGCCGGACATTTCCTGGCGGCGAATGATCGCGTTGGGGGTGGCCTGGTTCGTGGCCCAGTTCAGCCTGCTCTTTCTGGGCATGGCTGTGGGCATGCCCCCCGGACTGGCGTCGGTGGTGCTGCAGACCCAGGCGTTCTCCACCATCGTGCTTGCGGCCGCCTTGCTGGGCGAGACCCCGAGCTCACGCCAGATGACGGGAACCTGTGTGGCCCTGGCCGGACTGACATTCATCTCGCTCACCGCCGGGACCGACGGCGTGTCCGTGGCGGGATTCTCGCTGGTACTGGGAGCGTCGTTCTTCTGGGCCGTGGGCAACATTCTCATGCGCGGCGCGGGCAAGGCGGACATGCTGCCGCTGATCGTTTGGTTGAGCATCATCCCGCCCCTGCCGCTCTTTGCCATGTCCTGGGTGTTCGAGGGGCAGGAGCGCATCGCGTATGCCCTGACGCACATGAACATGGCCGGGGTGGGTTCGGTGCTCTACCTGACCGTCTGCGCCACCATCATGGGTTACGGCGGGTGGGGGAAGCTTCTCAAAACGTATCCCGCGAGCGCGGTGGCGCCGTTCTCGCTTTTGATACCGGTATTCGGGACCATCTGCGCGTACTTGGTTATGGGCGAGACCTTTGGCCCTCAGCGTTTGGTCGGAATGGCGCTCATCCTGGTGGGACTGGCCGTGGTGGCCATACCGAGGTTTGGCTTCGCGAAAGCAGGGTGA
- the wrbA gene encoding NAD(P)H:quinone oxidoreductase — translation MNVLIVYYSMYGHIHTMAQAVAEGVTQVEGAKPLLRRVPETLPVDVLTKMGALDAQKAQADIPVCTLDELGQADAVIFGTPTRFGNMCGQMRQFLDSTGQLWVKGALVGKVGSVFASSATQHGGQESTILTFHVTLLHQGMIVVGLPYAFQQQTGVEEVKGCSPYGATTIAGADGSRMPSAIELDGARWQGRHVAEIASKLTR, via the coding sequence ATGAACGTTCTCATCGTCTATTATTCCATGTACGGACATATCCACACCATGGCCCAGGCCGTAGCCGAGGGCGTAACGCAGGTGGAAGGAGCGAAACCGCTTCTGCGCCGTGTCCCCGAAACCTTGCCTGTGGACGTGCTGACCAAAATGGGCGCACTCGACGCCCAGAAAGCCCAGGCCGACATACCTGTGTGCACTCTGGACGAGCTGGGGCAGGCCGATGCGGTCATCTTCGGCACCCCTACGCGTTTCGGCAACATGTGTGGGCAGATGCGCCAATTCTTGGACTCGACCGGCCAATTGTGGGTCAAGGGAGCCCTGGTGGGCAAAGTGGGCTCGGTGTTCGCAAGCTCCGCCACCCAGCACGGCGGACAGGAGTCCACCATACTCACCTTCCATGTGACCCTGCTGCACCAGGGAATGATCGTCGTGGGGCTGCCCTACGCCTTCCAACAGCAGACCGGGGTGGAGGAAGTGAAGGGCTGTTCGCCTTACGGCGCCACCACCATAGCGGGTGCCGACGGTTCGCGTATGCCCTCGGCCATCGAGCTGGACGGGGCTCGCTGGCAGGGCAGGCATGTGGCGGAGATTGCTTCGAAACTGACGAGGTAA
- a CDS encoding Hsp20/alpha crystallin family protein, whose amino-acid sequence MFKEFLPSLRKQSLATRRPTSISDLMEDFWKEPFGSFPAFPFLKDAAYPAVDVSETESEVVAKAELPGLEPADVDVMLNSDVLTIRGEKKFEDEEKKDNYHRIERSYGSFRRSIALPASVDDQTVKAKFDKGILTITMAKAEKSKTKKITIES is encoded by the coding sequence ATGTTTAAAGAATTCCTGCCTAGCCTCCGGAAGCAGTCACTTGCCACCAGGAGGCCCACGAGCATTTCGGACCTTATGGAGGATTTTTGGAAAGAACCGTTCGGTTCTTTCCCGGCGTTTCCTTTCCTCAAAGATGCCGCCTATCCCGCTGTGGATGTGAGTGAAACCGAATCAGAGGTTGTGGCCAAGGCTGAGCTCCCGGGTCTCGAGCCTGCGGATGTGGACGTCATGCTCAACAGCGACGTGCTGACCATCCGAGGGGAAAAGAAATTCGAGGATGAAGAGAAAAAGGACAATTATCACCGCATAGAGCGCAGTTACGGCAGTTTTCGCAGGTCGATTGCGTTGCCGGCATCGGTTGACGACCAGACGGTCAAAGCCAAGTTCGACAAAGGGATCCTGACGATCACCATGGCGAAGGCGGAGAAATCGAAAACCAAAAAGATCACGATCGAATCCTAG
- a CDS encoding glycosyltransferase: MRIFIPAMGRVNTKNRDGSEVRFSEIAKRWLAWGQELVVMLPKRQIGVFESQGVYGMDYRVFPEPFESEADSLGNVLKTYLWRLFRCLFVAYPDRLDAIYAPSDFLVDLIPALLAKLKNPKAKLTVCVFLIAPNPFRGYENVFRPRWRVPTIRGLLYWSTQMLAIGLVRLFGGRMLVLNSLDRDTLLGRGVDSDAVTVVTMGVDVGEFESVSVEPETPRYDGIFLGRLHPQKGLLDLVKIWRRVCESRPDAKLGIIGGGSDAWFERLTSEIGKFDLEPNVDLLGFKQGAEKIRLLKNAGCFCMPSHYESFGQVAVEAMACGLPVVAYNLLIYDEIFPGGMIRLPQGDVEGFAAEVLKVLEDPARHSLLVAEAALVAARFDWEAIARSELELVGG; the protein is encoded by the coding sequence ATGCGAATCTTCATACCGGCCATGGGCCGCGTGAACACAAAAAACCGCGATGGCAGCGAGGTCCGCTTTTCGGAGATCGCCAAGCGTTGGCTGGCCTGGGGCCAGGAACTCGTGGTCATGCTCCCCAAACGCCAGATCGGCGTGTTCGAGTCTCAGGGCGTTTACGGTATGGACTACCGGGTATTCCCCGAGCCTTTCGAGAGTGAAGCCGACAGCCTGGGCAACGTGCTCAAAACCTACCTTTGGCGTCTTTTCCGCTGCCTGTTTGTGGCCTACCCGGACAGGCTCGACGCCATCTATGCCCCGTCCGATTTCTTGGTGGACCTTATCCCGGCGCTTCTGGCCAAGCTCAAGAATCCCAAGGCCAAACTCACGGTGTGCGTATTCTTGATCGCGCCCAATCCCTTCAGGGGCTACGAGAACGTGTTCCGGCCACGCTGGCGTGTGCCCACCATCCGAGGGCTGCTGTACTGGTCCACCCAGATGCTGGCCATCGGCCTGGTACGGCTGTTCGGCGGGCGAATGCTGGTGCTCAATTCTCTGGACCGCGACACCCTCTTGGGGCGCGGGGTGGATTCCGACGCCGTGACTGTGGTCACCATGGGTGTGGACGTTGGCGAATTCGAGTCCGTGTCGGTCGAGCCGGAAACTCCTCGCTACGACGGAATATTCTTGGGCCGGCTGCACCCGCAGAAAGGGCTTCTGGACCTGGTGAAAATCTGGCGCAGGGTGTGCGAATCCAGGCCAGACGCCAAGTTGGGTATCATCGGCGGCGGAAGCGACGCCTGGTTCGAGCGCCTTACAAGCGAGATTGGCAAGTTTGATCTTGAACCGAATGTGGACCTCCTTGGCTTCAAGCAGGGCGCGGAAAAGATACGCCTATTAAAGAACGCTGGCTGTTTCTGCATGCCCAGCCATTATGAAAGCTTCGGGCAGGTGGCTGTGGAGGCAATGGCCTGCGGTTTGCCCGTGGTGGCCTACAATCTGCTCATCTACGACGAGATCTTTCCTGGCGGCATGATTCGCCTCCCCCAAGGCGATGTGGAAGGCTTTGCGGCCGAGGTACTCAAGGTTCTGGAGGATCCGGCCCGGCATTCCCTGCTTGTGGCCGAGGCCGCTCTCGTGGCAGCCCGATTCGACTGGGAGGCCATAGCACGAAGCGAGCTGGAGCTGGTCGGCGGGTAG
- a CDS encoding potassium transporter Kup, producing the protein MRSCSLDGGPTPGQPACSPVQTASLSLAALGVVYGDIGTSPLYTIKECFSGLHAVAPTPGNVLGILSMVFWSLMIVVGLKYVIFIMRADNKGEGGIYALLAMLKGGPANQGKWWSFLTVLAAFGAALLYGDGVITPAISVLSAIEGLNMATDAAAPYVVPLTCLVLISLFFMQKHGTATIGKVFGPVMIIWFTLIGTLGIVSIVRQPLILTALNPIHAVNFFAENHFHGIVALASVVLCITGGEALYADMGHFGRFPIRLTWYSIVLPGLVLNYYGQGALLLDNPDIVNVNPFYALVPESLLYPMVALSTLATIIASQAMISGVYSLTQQAIQLGFTPRMHIIHTSKEAIGQIYLPTVNWMLMIACLSLVLLFKESSRLAAAYGIAVTATMAITSFMYFEVTRIKWNWPMWKSATLLVIFLAFDCSFLGANLLKIVDGGWITISIALAVLTVMITWRDGRAILARHYGMMRMPTDIFLKDIAEYNPQRTSGTAVFMSISPEGVPHTLLHHFKHNEALHERVILLSIIAAETPTVPDEDRVSIEDLGQGFYRVTARYGFMESPRMPEILDLATQKGLAMDIYSTSFFLGRETILTTGTAPMAQWRKTLFVFMSRNSWNATSFFNLPPGRVVELGNQVEL; encoded by the coding sequence ATGCGCTCTTGTTCTTTAGACGGCGGCCCTACGCCCGGGCAGCCGGCATGCTCGCCCGTTCAAACCGCTTCGTTGTCCCTGGCCGCGCTTGGTGTTGTCTATGGAGACATAGGCACCAGCCCCCTCTACACCATCAAGGAATGTTTTTCCGGCTTGCACGCCGTGGCGCCCACCCCGGGCAATGTGCTGGGGATACTGTCCATGGTGTTCTGGTCGCTCATGATCGTGGTCGGCCTGAAGTACGTGATCTTTATCATGCGGGCCGACAACAAAGGCGAGGGGGGCATCTACGCTCTTCTGGCCATGCTCAAGGGCGGACCAGCCAACCAGGGAAAATGGTGGTCCTTTCTGACCGTTCTGGCCGCATTCGGCGCGGCGCTGCTCTACGGCGACGGGGTGATCACCCCGGCCATCTCGGTTCTCTCAGCCATCGAAGGCCTGAACATGGCCACTGACGCGGCAGCGCCTTACGTTGTGCCCTTGACCTGCCTTGTTCTGATAAGCCTCTTCTTCATGCAAAAGCACGGTACAGCCACAATCGGCAAGGTGTTCGGACCAGTGATGATCATTTGGTTCACGCTGATCGGCACCTTGGGGATCGTGTCCATCGTCCGCCAGCCGCTGATTCTGACCGCCTTAAACCCCATCCATGCCGTGAACTTCTTCGCCGAAAACCACTTCCACGGCATCGTGGCCCTGGCTTCGGTGGTGCTGTGCATCACCGGCGGGGAGGCGCTCTACGCCGACATGGGCCATTTCGGACGCTTCCCCATTCGCCTGACCTGGTACAGCATCGTGCTCCCGGGGCTGGTGCTCAACTATTACGGCCAGGGCGCGCTTCTTTTGGACAACCCGGACATCGTCAACGTGAACCCGTTCTACGCCCTAGTGCCCGAATCCCTTCTCTACCCCATGGTTGCCCTGTCCACATTGGCCACCATCATCGCCTCTCAGGCCATGATCTCCGGGGTGTACTCACTCACCCAGCAGGCCATCCAACTGGGCTTCACACCACGCATGCACATCATCCACACCTCAAAGGAGGCCATCGGGCAGATCTACCTGCCCACGGTCAACTGGATGCTCATGATCGCCTGCCTGTCGCTGGTGCTGCTGTTCAAGGAATCGAGCCGCCTGGCCGCGGCCTACGGAATCGCCGTCACCGCAACCATGGCCATAACATCGTTCATGTACTTCGAGGTCACCCGCATCAAATGGAACTGGCCCATGTGGAAAAGCGCCACGCTTCTGGTCATTTTCCTGGCGTTTGACTGCTCGTTCCTCGGCGCGAACCTGCTCAAGATTGTGGACGGTGGCTGGATAACCATCAGCATCGCCCTGGCTGTTCTAACGGTCATGATCACCTGGCGGGACGGCCGGGCCATTCTGGCCAGGCACTATGGCATGATGCGCATGCCCACGGACATATTCTTAAAAGACATTGCCGAATACAACCCACAGCGCACCTCTGGCACTGCCGTGTTCATGTCCATCTCCCCCGAAGGCGTGCCCCATACCTTGTTGCACCACTTCAAGCATAACGAAGCCCTGCACGAGAGGGTGATCCTGCTCTCCATCATTGCCGCGGAAACGCCCACCGTACCGGACGAAGACAGGGTAAGCATCGAGGATCTCGGCCAGGGCTTCTACAGGGTCACAGCTCGTTACGGTTTCATGGAATCCCCGCGCATGCCCGAGATACTGGACTTGGCCACCCAGAAAGGCTTGGCCATGGACATCTATTCCACCTCGTTCTTCCTGGGGCGCGAAACCATACTCACCACGGGCACGGCGCCCATGGCCCAATGGCGCAAGACACTCTTCGTCTTCATGTCCCGCAACTCCTGGAACGCGACATCATTCTTCAACCTGCCGCCCGGACGGGTGGTGGAATTGGGGAATCAAGTGGAGCTGTAG
- a CDS encoding glycosyltransferase family 4 protein, translating to MDILFLNHNVENYGTYFRCFHLAKGLTRRGHKVTLLCANREDTLSVTKRVDGGLTTVLLPKYKLRGFHTLHTLRMFYNTAYALFSRYDVLHTFAFPLHPMAVPTLAAHYLRPGLKLVLDHDDLWKGGFANQHPGPYQRVVGWFNDNLPNMAKQCTAASAMLMDSFRAAGVAEEKIHYIPNCPTMVRSTLTKAEARAATGLPGDAPLALSMGHTYTESLFIMLDAYERARTIVLGLKLAFLGKMHIPDSFEERLKPYLERASGDIIRLGERPPSDVPTYLAAADALLLPMDDDPIEKARFPIRFGDYLASGVPIVSNAVGEIERFLTEHDCGYVAPVSDSAAFGDQIALALTDETRRGVIHENARRLIETELNWDAVAAKLEGIYELARR from the coding sequence ATGGACATTCTGTTTCTCAACCACAACGTCGAAAACTACGGCACCTACTTCCGCTGCTTCCATTTGGCCAAGGGCCTGACCCGGCGCGGCCACAAGGTGACGCTTTTGTGCGCCAACCGTGAGGACACCCTGTCTGTCACCAAACGAGTTGATGGCGGCCTGACCACGGTGCTCTTGCCCAAGTACAAGCTGCGCGGTTTTCACACCCTGCACACCCTGCGCATGTTCTACAACACGGCGTATGCCCTGTTTTCGCGATACGACGTGCTGCACACCTTCGCTTTTCCCCTGCACCCCATGGCCGTGCCCACCCTGGCCGCACATTATCTGCGCCCTGGGCTCAAGCTGGTGCTGGACCATGACGACCTCTGGAAGGGCGGCTTCGCCAACCAGCATCCCGGCCCCTATCAGCGTGTGGTTGGCTGGTTCAACGACAACCTCCCCAATATGGCCAAGCAGTGCACCGCAGCCAGCGCCATGCTCATGGACTCCTTCCGTGCGGCCGGAGTGGCTGAGGAGAAAATCCACTACATTCCAAATTGTCCGACCATGGTACGCTCCACGCTGACCAAGGCCGAGGCGCGCGCGGCCACCGGGCTGCCGGGAGACGCCCCCCTGGCGCTCTCCATGGGGCACACCTACACGGAGTCGCTTTTCATCATGCTCGACGCCTATGAGCGCGCCCGCACCATCGTGCTTGGCCTCAAGCTGGCCTTTTTGGGCAAGATGCACATTCCGGATTCATTCGAAGAACGGCTTAAGCCGTATCTGGAGCGGGCGAGCGGGGACATCATCCGCCTGGGAGAAAGGCCGCCATCGGACGTGCCCACGTATTTGGCCGCTGCGGACGCCCTTCTTCTGCCCATGGACGACGACCCCATCGAGAAGGCGAGGTTCCCGATCCGCTTCGGGGACTACCTGGCCTCCGGCGTGCCCATTGTTTCCAACGCCGTAGGGGAGATCGAGCGGTTCCTCACAGAGCACGACTGCGGCTATGTGGCTCCGGTGTCCGATTCGGCCGCCTTCGGTGACCAGATCGCACTGGCGCTCACCGACGAGACCCGGCGTGGGGTGATCCATGAGAACGCCCGGCGGCTTATCGAGACTGAGCTCAATTGGGACGCTGTGGCCGCCAAGCTGGAGGGAATTTACGAACTGGCGAGAAGGTGA
- a CDS encoding helix-hairpin-helix domain-containing protein: MDKQTEKLFRTIPGVGPRMAKDLWILNIRSLEELAGRDPQEMYDALCALTNSKQDRCVLYVFRSAVYFAKTPPHLRDPQKLLWWNWKDA; this comes from the coding sequence ATGGACAAGCAGACCGAGAAGCTCTTCAGAACCATCCCGGGAGTCGGGCCGCGCATGGCCAAGGACTTGTGGATTCTAAACATCCGAAGCCTTGAGGAACTGGCCGGGCGTGACCCTCAAGAGATGTACGACGCTCTCTGCGCACTCACGAATTCGAAGCAGGACCGATGCGTGCTCTACGTTTTCCGCTCGGCGGTGTACTTCGCCAAGACCCCGCCTCACCTGCGCGACCCGCAGAAACTGCTCTGGTGGAACTGGAAGGACGCCTAG